The sequence cagattaaaaaatatatctatgTTGTCTCCTGCTGTTATCTCTTTGGTGCAAAAGGAAGTTTCAGACTAATATTTTACAATTACTGGTCCTGACCTGCGGAGGGCGCTGATTGCTGCAAATTCCTGCTCATTCTCTGCCTGACAGGTTCCCAGATATTGCCAAGCCtgcaatttaattaaaaaaaaataaataaataaactcacaaTGTTATATCTACATTCTGTCACTCcttcattgtttaaaataaaaagataaatcaaaGATATGTACATCTGCACCATTTAATCTCTGCTTTctgaaaaaaagacttattggtctatttttcatttaacgcTAGGCTAAACAGGTTGTACGGTTCCCACCAGTTGGTTGTCTGGTTCCTTCTGCACGGCACTTTCAAAGAACCGTACGGCTCCAggaatgtcccccgcctccatCCTCTTCAGTCCTTCTGTAAACGGGTCCGGGTGAGACAAGTAGGGGTTGTCTTCTTCAAACTGATACCCCTGcaacaaacagattaaaaatgaagaaacaaaaaaataccagaCGACCTTCAAAACACAGGAAAGGATGTTGATCGGATTTTGGGTGCTCTGAGCAGCTACCTTGTCATACGAGGAGCTGAGCAGATGATCGTAGTCGGACAGCCAGGGATGGCTCTCTGCGTCTCTCTTGGCCATCTCCTCCCactcctgctgcagcttctccCAGAAATCCACATCGCTCTGCCAAAATGAAAGACACAAACCTTTACTTACTAGTTTCTTCACATCATTTTGCATTCGAGGCATGTCTGACTTGTGCATatccaagaaaaaaagatcagttAATTGGTTGCTGTTTCTAGCAAGTCGGGATCAAGATTAAAAGAcgagtgatttatttatttttttttcccactcaaGCAGAATTAAAGCTGCTTGCATCTTCATGCTGACTGCTCCAGAAACTTTCCTTAACTGTccaaatttaacttttaacttttaccaAGTTTTTTTAACCATTACACTTGAAATGAACACGCAGACCTTTGGTTTGAGGTTATTCGTCTTACCTCCACTGCAGCTTTGGCCTGCTGGAAATCCGGCCCAGACGCGGCGAACTCGTCCACCCAGGCTTCAGCCGACTCCTCTGACACCTGAATAGCAACGAAGAGCAATGACAATGGTTGCCACGAGTCCGTACGCGCCGGATAAGAAAACTCTTATGAGAGTGAAAGATGGCGTCTTTGTAAAACGGGACAGATGAAGCAGGAAGTTAATGTAAAGGAAGCAAAGATGAGAGCAGAAAGAACACATAAAAGGTAATTCGCTACAacttgcttttctttctctctatttttttggtaagaaagaaaaaactcatAACAGCAAAGTGGCTGGATGCATCTTTAATCTATGCACAGGATAAAAATCTGTTAACTTCTACTAACATTAAAAACCTCCTGCTGCCGCGACCACACAGGGCCTACCTGCCTGACGACTTTGGCCCACTGCTCTGCttgtttagctttaactttGTCAATTTGTTGATTCGTCTCTGGAGGCTCCAAGGGAAGAGTCCCTCCCCCCGTCTCTGACAGGAACTATGATGGGAGGCGAGGAGAGGCGGCAAatggaacaatgtttttgaggAGCGGGTTGGTGGGAAGGTTTTGATTTGGAGGGGTGGGTGGAGGAAGCACAGTTTCAAGTAGAAcaggtaataaataaataaatgaaggttGTTATTTGAGGGAATGGCGGGCCAGGAGTTTGAGGGCAGGTCGAAAAATGGGAACAACACGTCAGAGTTAGAGGCCATGGAACAACGTATTcagtcacaacaaaaacagacctgAGAGTGACTTCTGACTCATATGGAAGCCCTTTTTTTaccaagaaaggaaaaaaaactgacataaataagaataaatgaGAGAATAATAAGTGATAAATGAGAACTGAGATGATCACTTGATAAATAAGGAACAAAAAATGTAGAATTTGGACTTAAAACCTCAGCaaataaacaatacaaagataaatatatatattctctttATACAACTGCATGATTAGGGAAGCTATTACAACAATTAGCCTAAGTAGGTGCAATGTAGTTAAGAAGAAAAGATGAGCAAGTTGCTTTATTAAACTTCATAAAATTCAAGTAATTCAAGATTTTCAAGAGAAACAGCTAACTTAAATACTGCGACTAGTAATAAATTAAGAACCAATAAAGTGTATAGCAACTGTTTATATGGATTATGTTCTTGCATTTTTCCCTTAAGTTGTCTTAATAATACTCTTGGTGTTGTTGCACAAAATGGATTTTAAGATTCTCAGATAAAACTGAACTTCTTTGCTTATTGGGAGTTTTTCAGCttaggaaaaaaagcaaattcatAAATATTaacctctttttatttatgagaTGAGCTGGATCGTATTTAACTAAATTTTCAGATGTTAAATCCAAATTATTACTAATAAAGTTTAAGTACTGAGTGAAAAAATCCTTGTCTCACTTATTTTACACGTTGACTTATCCGTTCACTTTTAtcccatttatttattagtaacaACTTGcctggttttgtttcatctacagtttttaatgtttgaactttttattcTTGGCAGATATGATCCTCCAGCTTTATGGTTTTAGCAGAAAAATGAGTTGAAGCCTGAAATCTGGCACTGGCCATTTAACATCTGAAATTAGGCGGCAACTGCAGTAAAAATCAAGACCGGAGGAAGCACCGAAAAAACCTGAGCTTGGCTGCAGACACAGGAAACTAAATTAACATGAAGACAAGTTGCAGAACAAGTAGTCTCTCTGCAGCCTTGAGGTTCATATTACAGGGAGACTGTGGCTTCCTTTGGTTGCATTTGTGGAAAATGTTGCGCTGCGTCAGATACTGGGGTGATGAGTCACAAGGCAGAGCCTACGCTGTACAAAAGAAAGTGAACCAATTTGCTGCGTCCCCCAGCTGAAACCATCCCCTCCTTGGTGGGCTGAGACTCATACCTGGTTGAGGTTGGAGGCCCAGTTCTGAGCCTCCTCGGCCTGAACTTTATCTGTgagctgtttgtctgttctgCTCTCCACTGTCACACTGCCCTCGCCAATCTGCCTAATGAATCGCAGGAActacacaacaataaaaaaaaaaaaaaaaatgacaacaaaaatgtgtttaccATCGCTAACTGGTCAGGTTTTGCTATTATGCAGCTAATTTCTTATGAAACTCAAgacaaaaaccttaaaaaactaaaaataaacacggTGAAACTCGAGTAATCATTGCTCtacagttttaaagatttactTTACggaaatattaaagaaaaagagaaagaatatGGTGAAAGATAtgcaaaaaaaggtttgacaCGTGGTACAGAGATGACGACCGGCAGAAAGGCGCGCTGCTCACCTCTGTGTTTTGTAACTTGGGGTCATCAACCTTCGAGATGAGCTCATTGGCCGTCTGCCTCAGCTCATCTTCAGGCTGATACTCCTTTGTcctgtcagataaaaaaaaaaggatcaacaTGATGCTGGGCTGACGTTTAAGCTGAAGTCAGAGTTCTGTTTCCTAGTGGTTATGCAGGGTGGGATGAATTAATTCAAGCTGAAAGCAGGGCTTTGCCTTTTGTTTGATGCCAGTGAAGACCAAGGCCATTTTTCTTTGCATGAGCTTTCATTATTGCACAAACGCATCCATAACTTTTGAAAGAGCTTTTATCTAGATAAGCGCAACTTAATTATAAAAAGGCAAATGAGATTAACAGTCAGGAAAATGAGAATCTATTACATATTCATTCAACAAGATGATTTTCAAGGTTTCGGTTTGCATTCAGATCCAActttcgcttttttttttccccctgtgcTTTTACTCCTCCAGACATGCTGCGCCTCTGACCCGGTTTATTAACGTTTATAAAAGCTATTCATTATTTGAGCAGTTTCAAAGCATTTGTCGCTCTCACCATTCACTCTCCTTGTCTCCAAGGTCCCCCAGCCACAACTTCTCCTCAGACTGCTCCAGATACTCCTCTGCCCAGCGTCCAGGGTCTGGAGCAAGGAGAGGAAAACAGTCAGaagagcaaaaactaaaactgacatgaaaaagGATCAATCTGTTCTGAACATGCTCACACGGATCtcattaagaaaaaacaaaaagaggaaaaacgaCAAACTTATGGCAGCTCCAGGAAGCTGCACATCGAGCAAGTATCCGGTGTGAGAGACGGACAGGCTCGAACTCAAATTACCTGCAGCCTCAGCGATAAATTCTCTCGTCCAATCAGCATCTGCTGCATCGCCGAGAGCGTTTATTCCCGACGTGGCAGCGGAGTCAGAACCCGAGAGGAACTCGGCTGCCCAGTCACCCGAGAGGGCCAGAGCTGCCACATCTGGAGCTGCGACATGGAAACGTTTAAGCAGTTTGTGCATAACTCAAACCGAGCCTGACTAGGATGTAAAACAGACAATAACAAGTAAAAATAACGAGGAATACCTCTTTGAGGGGCTTGTCTGTAGCTCTGCTGGTCAATCTGCTGCatttcctccagcagctgacCCATGTCGAATGTGTGGGGGGGTCGCGGTGGAGCCTGGAGGAACTCATTTACCAGCTGAAGCAAAAGAATAACATCACAGCTAATTTTAGCAACAATATGAGAATACCTGAGATAAATGTTATCGTTAAGATAATATTCTAACAACCAatgcaaaccaaaacaaagcactGACCTCCTCTTCTGTTGCTATTTCAATGGGTGTGGGAGCAATCTAATAAAAAAGGGTACAAAAAAAACCAGAACCAGCAAGTGATTAAATGATTAATctgaagaaaaactaatttcattttattgtagGTACCACAAACTCACTGTTGGTGTTGAGCGGTGCCGCCAAGCCCCGTCTTCCTTGGTCATGTGACTGGTCAACTTCATGAGGGGATTGGATCCCCCACATTCTGCCTCCACCAGCTCCCGCATCGCCATGGCAACACAAGGACGAGGCAAACCCGGCCACGCCACCTAGTAACTAAGGCGAGAACGAAAAGATGCGGCGCCAAGTTAGCTTTGGACAATCTTAACATGTATGACGCAGTCGTTCTCTTCCTGCGTCGTGTTGTGTGCCTACACTAAATACTTTCCCCGCCATAAAATCCAAAACATCTTTCCGCAGCAAACCAGAAGGTCGTCTGGGCTGCAGATGCCTGTCTGTGCTCATAAACAATCAGAAGCGAGTGTGGTTAATCTCGTAAAATGGCAAGTAATCTGCAAAGTTCAGCAACAGATGATTCAAACTGCAATCAGAAAATGTTGTGACAACATTTTTAGGCATGACAGTCACTGagatcaatttaaaaaaaagtttaaaggtttgacagaaagaaaatgagaacTTGTCAGgtctttgcaaacaaaaacaacaatgtgcAGAAGCCATTAGAAACTCCCTGTGACCTGCAGATTTATGTAGTTCTTCAAGCTTATAACATATTCAGTAACAACcccttattttaaaactgtacacagaacaaagacaagaaagttTATATTTAGTAAATGTAATTCTGATTCCTGTTTTCTAATaactcagaaaaagaaaacagctttttttaaaccaatggGCCAGAAAAGCATCAGGAAAAATCAGACTCCATCTGCTGTTTTTCATGTCATGTTCTAGCTTTAAGTGAACCGTAAATACCGAGGACACGAAGGCCCAGAAGGGACTTAGATATTTGCTGCACACTGCGCCCAACTAGtcagcatgtttaaaacaaagacgaCAGACTGTAATTAGCATTTTATGAATGGATGCAAAGTTACAGGCAGACACAAGCCCTATTAGTCTGATGTTCACTCAAATAATTCTCCAAAACTAGGGCAATACCGTTTCTGTATATAAATCACATTAAATTAAACCTTGCCTCAGCTGTCCTTGTTGATACGCAGCTCCAGGAGTGAACAGCCGACAAATCGTAACATTTGCTGACCTCCGAAAAAATCTCTAACCTCCCTGGTGGGAACGTGCAACACTGAGCATTTCCATCATGAAGATGAGAGGAAATTTAATTCCCTTGTCCATTCAGATCCACTCTTCACCGGAGGGCAAACTAATTGAGTTCACCTAAAAACTCACCACATGTAATATTGCACAACATGCAGGTGGAGTGCTCACTGCTCCCATTGCAGAATGTGGACCGATTCATACACAGCTGCTGCATTATGATTAGGGTCAAAGTAAGAGGATTAGACAGAGATATTAATACAGACATTATCACAGAAAGGCCACCGTGACACCTGTTTTTACACAACAGTTTAGTTGCTACACGATTCACTCAGAGAAAGGACGTGTTTTTATTGAGGATGTCCCagttttattgcaaaatataaagtaaacaaggttttaaaaagggGGGTTTAACTGTGCACACCTGTCAGTCAGCGTTCAGGGACTGACTAGCCCGAAGCTAACCGCAGCTACAGACCCAAACAGCAACATTAGCTTCGTTATGTAGCCTACGAGCAGGctgataaaacatgaaactaaaaAGGAGAATTAAACAATTAACGACCGCTCGGCTTTTAAAATTAGCGTATGAAGTGCTGGTTAGTAAGCTATCAGCACAGAGCTAGTGCACAGAGGCCATTCCTGTAGCGAGTACCCAGAAGAGGAGCGCGATTAGACGGGTAGCTTGATGTTCATCTCACCGCCGACAGCTCCTCCTGCGCCGTAGCCGAACAACAGTCGCTCCGCTCCGGTCTGTGTTTCCGTGTCCACCCCGGCTCCTGTTCCCGCAACCGACTCGGAACAAGTCCTTTTTTTCCAGCAACCTTTCCAACACCGACCTCTGAGCGACCGCTTCCTATTTACCTTCCTCCTCCATGACCCGCAGGACCCCTTCCTTCCACACCGACCGCTCGGAACAGCCTAGTAACGTTACGCTTGGCTGCGTATTCTTCAAACGTATTTACGTACGAGGGGGGGACCGGAGCACGGAACAAGAAGAGAACGTACGTTTACGCAAAAATATGTGGGGTAAAAAGACCAAAGTCCAACAAAGAAAGACCTTAGTTACAAAATAACGTATCTGCATGTCTGTgtcacaataaagaaaaaaaaacatatatttcatCATAAGTGTATATCtatatatttatacacacacacacacacacacacacacatatatatatatatatataaaaccaagTGGCttgaatagtgtacaggaacatctgtgcagataatggactggaagtcccacagtcaaagtgtgAGTCTacaccaagggtggtggagaatggcagggctaaggtactgtgggacttccagactgacaaacaggtgatggctaaccaattAGACATTGTGGTGGTCAACAAGATACAGAAGAATTCAGTGGTGATGGATGTAGTGACCCCAAGAGACTgaaacatcaggaagaaggagcacgagaagctgGAGAGATACACTAAAGCTGGTGCTGAAAGACGAAGtagagaagctgtggagagtcgaggcctcagtggtgccggtggtcatcggagcactcgatGCTGTGaaccccaaactggaagagtggctccaagagatcccaggaacaacctcagagatctctgtccagaagagcgcagtcctaggaacagctaagacactgagcagaaccctcagGCTCCCAGGGCCTTGTTTAGGACCCTTCTTGTTTAGGTTTACCTGCCTTGCTGCACCTTTGTTTTTGCgtcaaactttttttcctttcatgctttttgttttatcgtGTTTCCCTCAAGACTCTCGGCTTGCTTTAGggttagaataaaacaaatctttatttgtcCCTCAGCAGGGATTCTCCTTCACAATGAAAAACTACAACCAGACACGTTAACGATAATCTTTCAGGGTTGGCGTCATGTTtggtatttaataataaataattcagtGAATCTGGAGAAAAGCCACCGAAGGTTTAGTcttagttgaagatgtttctgtcagaaaatcACTGATCAGTTGAAAAATAATTGCCAGTGCAAAGACATATGTCTTTTAACATCTGTTGTGTAAAATACTCCCAAAATGATTTAGAGGGGATTTGGCGGAAACCTCAGAGTTTACAGGTTAAACCTGCAAACTGCTGCTGGGTGTTTGTGACTCTCAGGAACTCTGGCAGGGTTAGATAAAAGAATAACTTCTGCTATAGTGATCAGTTCAGCCATGTGGTATTGGGAGTCCTTTGGAAAACCATTACGGCTCAACATAAGGCGAGACTGGGTCCAGGAATGCAACCCTATTACGCAAGAGGGAAGCCATATATCAGCCCGTGAAGAAACAATGATGTAATCTCAGGACACTCACTGATCTCCAATGAACAAAGAGACAGCAGATGTGTGCTTTAGAGTCCAAAAGGTCAaaatttcagcttgtttttggGGAAAACATATGATCCCTAAATCTACAGTAGGCATTTCCTCATGGTTACATTTCACAAGTTGCCTATTTACAACatcaaagtgtattttttagTGAGGACCCTCCACATTAATAAGGAAACCCTCTCGTGGAGACGTCATatagtgtttttattatgaattttgtaatgttttcttgACAGTTCTCAATAACAATAAGTCAGCATAATCCATCTCAGCGTTGTATCATTAATTACAGGTAATGTTCAAACATAGTAATAATATAAGTTATTATTCAATGCAATGTTTATTCCTTCTTAACGTCACACTCAAAAacaacaggcttttttttttactgacagcCTTAGCACTGCACATTTATAAGCTACACGGACAGACAGCAAGAGACACAGAGGGAGAGGTGAGGAAGAGGTGAGGGGGAAAAGGACAGGGAGgtgaggggagggagggagggagaggtgAGGAGAAGCACACAGTTGTACATTCATTGAACCAAAGATGACAAATGGAGCGGGAAGGTGACAGAAAAGAGAacataacaacaataataataaaaaagcattttacc is a genomic window of Kryptolebias marmoratus isolate JLee-2015 linkage group LG16, ASM164957v2, whole genome shotgun sequence containing:
- the pex5 gene encoding peroxisomal biogenesis factor 5 isoform X1, giving the protein MAMRELVEAECGGSNPLMKLTSHMTKEDGAWRHRSTPTIAPTPIEIATEEELVNEFLQAPPRPPHTFDMGQLLEEMQQIDQQSYRQAPQRAPDVAALALSGDWAAEFLSGSDSAATSGINALGDAADADWTREFIAEAADPGRWAEEYLEQSEEKLWLGDLGDKESEWTKEYQPEDELRQTANELISKVDDPKLQNTEFLRFIRQIGEGSVTVESRTDKQLTDKVQAEEAQNWASNLNQFLSETGGGTLPLEPPETNQQIDKVKAKQAEQWAKVVRQVSEESAEAWVDEFAASGPDFQQAKAAVESDVDFWEKLQQEWEEMAKRDAESHPWLSDYDHLLSSSYDKGYQFEEDNPYLSHPDPFTEGLKRMEAGDIPGAVRFFESAVQKEPDNQLAWQYLGTCQAENEQEFAAISALRRCIELKKDNLTALMALAVSFTNESLHRQACETLRDWLKHNPKYQPVWEQHEMERQKETIRDGEKEKERFGSLLPESLFNDVQNLFLHAANSDPSQVDPQLQCGLGVLFNLSGEYDKAVDCFSAALSVTPQDYLLWNKLGATLANGSRSEEAVAAYRRALELQPGFVRSRYNLGISCVNLSAHREAVEHFLEALSLQRQAAGDGSRAARGPGGAAATVMSDNIWSTLRMALSMMGESSLYAAADRRDLDTLLAHFSHGEVDGGAE
- the pex5 gene encoding peroxisomal biogenesis factor 5 isoform X2; translation: MAMRELVEAECGGSNPLMKLTSHMTKEDGAWRHRSTPTIAPTPIEIATEEELVNEFLQAPPRPPHTFDMGQLLEEMQQIDQQSYRQAPQRAPDVAALALSGDWAAEFLSGSDSAATSGINALGDAADADWTREFIAEAADPGRWAEEYLEQSEEKLWLGDLGDKESEWTKEYQPEDELRQTANELISKVDDPKLQNTEFLRFIRQIGEGSVTVESRTDKQLTDKVQAEEAQNWASNLNQVSEESAEAWVDEFAASGPDFQQAKAAVESDVDFWEKLQQEWEEMAKRDAESHPWLSDYDHLLSSSYDKGYQFEEDNPYLSHPDPFTEGLKRMEAGDIPGAVRFFESAVQKEPDNQLAWQYLGTCQAENEQEFAAISALRRCIELKKDNLTALMALAVSFTNESLHRQACETLRDWLKHNPKYQPVWEQHEMERQKETIRDGEKEKERFGSLLPESLFNDVQNLFLHAANSDPSQVDPQLQCGLGVLFNLSGEYDKAVDCFSAALSVTPQDYLLWNKLGATLANGSRSEEAVAAYRRALELQPGFVRSRYNLGISCVNLSAHREAVEHFLEALSLQRQAAGDGSRAARGPGGAAATVMSDNIWSTLRMALSMMGESSLYAAADRRDLDTLLAHFSHGEVDGGAE
- the pex5 gene encoding peroxisomal biogenesis factor 5 isoform X3 translates to MAMRELVEAECGGSNPLMKLTSHMTKEDGAWRHRSTPTIAPTPIEIATEEELVNEFLQAPPRPPHTFDMGQLLEEMQQIDQQSYRQAPQRAPDVAALALSGDWAAEFLSGSDSAATSGINALGDAADADWTREFIAEAADPGRWAEEYLEQSEEKLWLGDLGDKESEWTKEYQPEDELRQTANELISKVDDPKLQNTEVSEESAEAWVDEFAASGPDFQQAKAAVESDVDFWEKLQQEWEEMAKRDAESHPWLSDYDHLLSSSYDKGYQFEEDNPYLSHPDPFTEGLKRMEAGDIPGAVRFFESAVQKEPDNQLAWQYLGTCQAENEQEFAAISALRRCIELKKDNLTALMALAVSFTNESLHRQACETLRDWLKHNPKYQPVWEQHEMERQKETIRDGEKEKERFGSLLPESLFNDVQNLFLHAANSDPSQVDPQLQCGLGVLFNLSGEYDKAVDCFSAALSVTPQDYLLWNKLGATLANGSRSEEAVAAYRRALELQPGFVRSRYNLGISCVNLSAHREAVEHFLEALSLQRQAAGDGSRAARGPGGAAATVMSDNIWSTLRMALSMMGESSLYAAADRRDLDTLLAHFSHGEVDGGAE